AAtattaaatattaaaaaaaaaaacctggctaAATAAAAAGAAATTTTTGTTGAAattaatttattaattatttattcaggaacataaatatatgtttaaattctgcagcagcaccgaGCTGCCTGGGGATGTGCCTGgcattaaatcagctttactgaAGAGGTATATCAGCCGATGTCTAtatgtaaaaattaaaaaaaatcagccGAGGAGTATGTCAGTCTACTCCTGTACTCTggatttaattaaaaataaagcCTCAGAAAAGCAGacctaaaaataaaacaacatatgCTGCGCATTTAAACTGTTCATTCAGCCTTATTGATAAACCTTTACACCGGCATCATATTAACACTTCAAACTATCTGAAATGTCCCTTTAACCTCGTGAAACACATGCAAAGACAGGAGCAAACGCTGGGATGGTGCATCGTTTTTAAAGCTTTATTTAAtcttaaattttgaaaaacatgctTTCAATCAGCTATGACCTCTGTGAGAGCTAAATCGTTGGGTCTGGGTGTTGTAATGATTACATCATGTTGTCATGGTAAAGAGGCAAATGTTCGAAAGACAAGAGTGACTTGTCTGTACTCACATCTGGCACCGTGGACTCTGATCCTCCTGGGAAAGAAACATCCAGTCAGTACCTGAGGTATGCACAAGAAGAACTCCACACGTTTGCCCCAGAGCTACAGACTATATAAACATTAACGTAACCTCAAGTCAGTTGATGAatcatttttttaattaagtGTCAAATCGTAACAGTAACTGATGTTTTCTGCAAGCTTCATGACAAAACTTCCTTCAGGAGTTATTGATTCTCTCCATACTAGATTATAAACATGTTGACATTTACGGCCGATGTAATCCCAATCCCTCTTAGAGGGGAATCCACACATTTGATTGTGAAAACAAGATTGAGCTGAAATCAGACGCATGCATGCAGTAATGACACGAGCATGGAGCAGCCAGTCTGAAACAGGGGCTCTGGTGCATCCACCCCCAGGTAAGCCTTTAGCTTCAGCAAAGAGAAAAGTGTGTCAAGCTTCATTCAATATCACCGCAAAAGCAGGAGGATTCAGACGCTTTGCTTTTGCAGCTGGTAAACTGGAATAATGTCACTCTGCGTCAgaccagatttttttttaaatgtttgttttcagaTAACTAGATTGATTTAGATTCGGCAGCATGTCAGAATCCCAGGTTTTACCAGAGGTGAGAAGGTCACTGCGAACATAACCCCGTTTACCACAGAGGAAGACCAGTGCACTGACACTGGACCCTGAGTCGCCTGAGGGAGGGAAGGGGGACATCACATGGGTCAAGCTTCACCACTTAGGCTTTTGAGAATTGAACAGTGCTTTTTCTACACTGCAATATTATGTTGaaattagttgtgtgtgtgtgtgtgtgtgtgtgtgtgtgtgtgtgtgtgtgtgtgtgtgtgtgtgtgtgtgtgtgtgtgtgtgtgtatggtcatGTATGAATGATGTGCacaatatatgcatatatatcaaATGTAATGACTGTATGAGATgcgaccccaggaagaatagcggctgtatgtcagcagctaatggggatcttaataaacaaacaaacaaaccaccagAACCGAACAAGACAAAAAACAAAGACAAATGGACCTAGAGAGGAATTCTGACAACTTGCAACCAACTGAATGGAACACAAAGCTGTAAATAACAAGGAAACATGCAGCTCCTACTGAGAAACACAGAAAAGAGCACATAGAAACCAGCCACCAGAGTACACACAAGTCAGAGCCACCCACAACCCATCACtctttcttttttaccttgctcAAAAAACTCTGACCTCCGTTTTAAGTTTTTCAAAGACATTGGTTCTGATTCTACATGAGAAAATGGAAAAACAAGATCAAATAAGACAAGAGAAAGGATTCTTTTATCACCACATCAACATAAGTAACAGCAACAGTCACCTCTATGCTTACTACCATCAGGAGGATTCATTTCTTACATACCTTGTGTCCCAGTCAACAAACTGACCAGAAATAATCTGACCTTTCTGTCTGCTCTTTACCTTTGTTCCTCATGGTCACTGATTCCTCTTGGAGATTGCCATTAACTCTGTTTGAAGCCACATCCTGCAGAGAAACGTCACAGGGTGTAAACTCATTAAACAGTCCTCTAACCAGTGATAATACTGGAACAATAATAAAAAGGACCTTACCACCAGTAGAGGAGTGGGAGCATCCTTGGCTGGTCCAGTTTCTGTGAAACTGAGTGAGGTGAAGTCCAGGCTGGAACTGACGGTCTTCGTTTCAGGGGTACCTAGAAGTATCGGATGATCCGTACTGGTCAGATTGATggtcttatggcttttaaatggcagggAAGGCTGATCTCTGTCCCAGTCTGCATGCAGTCAATGCAACAGGcaacaacagaaaaaaaagatTGTGCAATTGCACATAAATGCATGTTTTGTGAATGTTTATGTCAGCCCCAATACTTCCACACACTAAGCAAGGGGTGGGGGTGCCAAGGTGTTATTGTAGAGAGCAGCAGGGGTGACAGAGAAACCTTCCCCAGCCATGCAGCCCGTTAAAAGCTTCGTAAACCCAAAACCTCTAGACCTTCCTAAGCTGTTAAGGAGTCCAGATAAGCCCCGACTGTGCCTTCACTTTCTAAGGAAACACTGAACAACATGGACCTGAGCAGGTTAGCTCTCCAAGAAATGAAAAATAAGGTAAAACCAGCAAATTTAAAAAATGACcagtgaaaacaaaaagaaagcacAAGAGGAAATcaatcccccctccccccccacccccatatgcgcgcacgcgcacacacacacagagagacagagacagagagagagagagagagggacagagacagagacagagagagagagagacagagagagagagagacagagagagagagagagacagagagagagagagagagagagagagacagagacagagacagagacagagaaagagagagacagagacagagagagacagagagagagagagagacagagacagagagagagagagagagagagacagagacagagacagagagagagagagacagagacagagacagagacagagacagagagagagagagaggtcagAACAACACCGGTCATCCCCTTGCCAGGCCAGTAAGGACAAATCCATCACTCAGCTGTCATGAGATCATTCATGGATGACTTCACAATAGTTTACGGACCAATTTAGGATGCCACAACTGTTTAGTAATGCACAGAGCTTAAGCAGCATTGTCAGTGCAGGAATGTTACCCTTAAACATTTCATTCACTTTCAATAAACACACAGGTATGCAgcagcgcgcgcgcgcacacacacacacacacacacacacacacacacacacacacacacacacacacacacacacacacacacacacacacacacacacacacacacacacacggtgtacAGATGACTCACTGTTCTGGCCATGACGCCGGACATCCATGACCAGGCTGCCCTCCTGCAAAGCCTCCTCCATGCAGGACTTCCAGGCTGTGTAGCTCATTTCTGCCACCTTGTGCCCGTTCACCATTAGCACCTCATCCCCCACCTGAAGCTGGCACATCTCAGCCGGGCTACCTTAAAAGAACATAAAGGTCAGGGGTCAGCAAAGGAGCATTTACTCACATTACCGTCAgaacttttgtattttctaattaaaTAGAAAAATAAGAAAATGTAATTATTTCTGCAATATTTGATGGcttctttgatattttttctcCCAGTTCATcttgtttgttttcatgtttaatgttttctgttcagcattatattttagagactcgcTTAAGTAAGGCAGCTGACCATGATGGCCTACTTACAGAATTTGTGATAAATTAGCATCGTTTGCTTTCACAAAAGCATAAAACTACATGAAACCTGGATAAAATTTCATGCAAATGACTAAAACACAGCCGTGTGAAGCTGGTATGAGACATTATCAGTATTACTAAAACACACAGCCTTGTGTGTGGTGCAGTAGGAGAATCTCAGTAGGAGAGGCTCAGGCCCAGCAGATCTGACCCAGATTGATGCTGTCCTACATAGGTCTGGCATCATCACTGCAACGGACTCGAAAGCCTGCTGACAACCAACAAGCTGCATTTAAATGGGAGATAAACCAGATCCAGAGTACTGGTCATCAATATCACCCTGCAGACCAAACGAATGCATGATCGTTGTTGACTCGCTTTAGTAAAATGCAAACATCTCTGCATGAGTTGAGTCTGAAGGTAAGTTGTGTTAGTACCTGGTTGAATGGAGGTGACCCGAGCGCCTGTTGAGTCCCAGGCTGCATGAAAACCAAAGTCTCTGCTGCTGTTGGGCTTCTGGTTGAGGCTAATACGCATGTCACAAAAGTTCTTCTAGGAACAAAACACAGGTGAGGAGAGCATGTGCTTCCATCCTGACGCTGGGACAAATAACTGAGCCCCAGACATGGCTGGACTCCTTCACAACCACTACAAAATACCTTGCTAGTTTCTTTGGCTGGAGCAGAGCTGACAGGAGCTTCAGTCTTCACGTCAGACGAAGCAGATGAGACGCTCGGATTTGAGGTGGAGCTTTCTGATTTGgtcttctcttcctcctcttcttcttcactgCTGTGTGCTGAGCTGGACAGAGCCTCGTCCTCAGAAGTCATGAACTGCTGATACCGGCTCGGTACCGAGGCCTTCTTAGAAACGTCTACATTTCCGTTGACACGCTTGCTGGTGTCATCCACCTGCAGAATGAACATCATGTGTCAAACAGCTTGTTGGAGGAACTTGAACAGTACTGGTGCTTCTCAACAACAAGGAGAAAATCTGGTGGATAAGAAATACCGCAGCTCTGACTCTACACTAAAAGAGGTTCCTGTCCTCTCGTGCTGCATTGCTGTAATAAATCACTGCAGTACTCACCGTGTAGGCTCTGGGAAGAGAGGCGATACGGGAGGACTGGCTCCCAAAGGGCCTCGGTGTGACAACCGAGGTTAGACGGGCGCCATTCGATATCTGGTAGCTCCTGGGGAGGGAGGCGGAAACCTGAGACACCCCAGGAGGTTTGGGCTCCATTGAGCTGAACTGTGGTGGTTTTTTCTGCAGAGAACCAGAGGAGGGGGCCTCCACCTTAGTCTGTGCGCCCAACAACAAAGGCTCGGGCTCAGGCTCCTCCTGCGTGGAGCTAGAAGAGGAGACGACACTTGTGGCCTCCTCTGTTTTGATGGCGTGTTCTTTGGCTTGACTCTTGTGTTCTGGTGCATCTGCTGGAGGGCTGGATTTGGTGACGGAGATGTGGTTGATAGGAGTGATGATGGTGGGGCTGCTGGCTGCAGGACTGTCCACAGCTTCTGCTTCCTGTGCAGTGGGAGGGGAGGCAGCTCTAAGAGTAGGCAGGGAGGCAGGAGGGGGTTCTTCAGCTCTCCGAGAGTACTCAGAGGAGTGGTAAGGAGTGTCAATAGTGGAGCTCCTAGGAAGGCGGTTTCTGGTGAATAAGGAAACAACAGGTGCATCAAATACTTCCTCGCTGTCACCTAAGAAAGAGAGCGATCCCAGACGGCTGCCGATGCTGCTCCttcctttattttctctgtggATTGAGACAAGAAATGAGGGCAAAATAAGTTGGGCTGCATCAGAGGCGGGTAACCCAAAAACTGAAGATGAATGAAGATGGCTGAAATCTGAACACAGAAAGAGATTCTTTTCCAACTACACATTCAAATAATACCATCTCCTCACCCACCCAATGATGGGGTTCTGTTTAAAAATGCACTAATTATCATACAAGCATTTTCTTTTATGACCTTAGCAAAGTTTTCCCCTCCGAGGGTACAAAATGTGCACAAGAGGGAAAAAGTCAGTATGCAGCATCAAAACCCCCATCATCCTCACAGCACCTGAGCCACCTGATCCAGGTGCGCTTCACCTCACCTCTCCTCTTGCACATCCTTGAAGGACTTGGACCCTCTGTCTGCGCCGTATGTAATCTGCTCAATCTTctctctttcttctttcttcttcactATATCAGAGTTCACACTCCGGCGTCTGTTTTTCCATTTGCTCAGGTCCTGCAAAGAAGAGTAAACCTCAGGTCACCTCATGCATCACATCTTAAACAGTTAAGCTAGATAAAGCAGACTGAGTGTCCTGCATCGCTAAGTGTGCAATTGAGGGGAGAGAAGTTAAGGAGAAAGCAAGACCGGGGGAGAAAGGGAGAGAGGACTACATTTGAAGGTGTTCTATTTGTGAGCCTTAAGCTCCTCCCTGTGCATTGGGGACTGAGTGACCTAAATgctgatttaaaactttttcttcTTGTAATGACATCAATCAGACACCTGCTAGGTATAACAACTAGTATATGCATCATGCATATGTGGAAATAAGTCATGCATTATTACTTACAGTCTTATTTAGGCAGATATTTAAGTGTTTAAGATGGACAAACTTTTATGTGAGATGACTTTATATGCagaaagcttttattttcttttaatcaGTTGCAGTTATTCTGCCCTTTGTCTGACATCCTCTTATTTAAGGACATGATTTCATCTGAACTTGAGCCAATTTAGGAAATTTGCACAAGACAGACAATAGCCAGAGGGCAGCACTGCACCAACTAGTTCCTGCATCTCTGTTTTCAATCTAGAGCGCTTCATTTTCTCCCTGCAGCCGTCTGCTGCACACATCTCATGCCTCACCTCACTTCAGCTGTATTTGTATTTCTGCATAGCCTTTTGTTTCTGTAAATAGTTCAGAAATCGGATAATACTCACATCCTGCCAGCGATCCTCACTGCGTTTAATCTGCTCACGATACTTCTGAAGCTCCTCAAAGCGATTCTGATGGAGAACTGGGGCATCCTCCAGGATATCGGATGTTGATTTACTCCTGAGAGAAGGAAAAATGTGAAacaagtgcaaaaaaaaaaaaaataaaaaatacgggTTTAATATTCAAAACCGCTTAGACGACAAATCTAGCAGGTGTTGGGAAACGTCACACAGGAGGGAAACGTTAAAAAGTCCAATATTATTGATGAAACCATTCCAGATAAGCATGCACCACATTAATAAGTTTATGTTATAACAAGTTAGTTTGTATACACAGCACACAGGTCAGCTGAAAAACATATATAATAGGTTAGTGACACGCTGCTGTTCTCCCTCCATGATCATGCAAAAGTCTCACTGATGgagaaaatctgctcattggacacGCTGCAATTTATGGCTACTGTATGAatcctttgggttttttttcCATCCCCCTGACCCTTGACCTTGGCCCAGTGCCACACAATAGTCAGTGTTGCGTGTCAGCTAGAGTGAGAACAGCAGAACAAAAGCAGGAGGCAGCAGGATGCGACTGGAAGGCCAGAACCAATGTCCACATTCCTGAGAGCCAGCATCAACTCACCCATCCATACTCTCCTGTGTTTGGAGCTCTCTATGGAACCGGAGACAATCACAGACAATAAAGTCACATTTCTGCTCTTTTTACCTTTTAATTCGACAACATAGCTCTGGTCTAGAGCTTGAGATCAATTACAGGCTTTTGTAACAGCTCCGTCACAGCCAGTGTACATGATTTGGCCTGTCGTCTTCTttaagcacgtgtgtgtgtgtgtgtgtgtgtgtggtacgctcacatagctGCATCCCATTTCTATACCTAGACATTTAGCTGGGGGAGGTGTGCAGGACCCTAAACAATGCTGCCTTTCTGGAAACtccaacatgtcgtcactggaaaCCTGACTTTACACATCTGGGAGTGAAGTAGCTCCAGATGAGCTTGACTCGGGTTAAATGGTTGCCTTGTGTCCGTTTTTAAACACTTTACTCGTGCACTGATCTCTATGGAGTCACGCTTATTTTCAGATCTGTGGGGAATTTCTGTAGTGTCTGACGTTGGCATGACAACTCGCTTCAGTCCGGACAAtaaaggtgttggacttggatcgTTCCTCCTGCTGAGGAGGTCAGATCTGACACTTCAGTGTGAAGTATTTTTTCTGAGGGAATAACAAAGACAGACTAATTTTATCCACTGCAAAGTCACCAAGTTGCTCATATTTGTATTTATtaagcagatttttttttcaaatttaaaaTCATACACAAACTCAGTTTTGCAGGAAAACAGCAAATCATTTGGTCTGTGCGCGGTTTATGTCCACAAATCCAACTACACAGAGGTTTATTGAACAATCGGATAGTTCAAACCATGCATATATGATGTAAGATACACCACCGATTACTCAGATTATGTAAAATTTCCCCACATTTCATTTTCTGGTTTATGAAACACCAAAGAGactatttccaaaaaaaaaaagaacttaagCAGGTGAAATTTCCAGCTCTAACTGTGAGGATTCAACATCAAACAGGGAATATTTTAATGGTACATAATAAAAGGAGAAGCTAACAGCTAAAAGCTAGCTCCTTCTACAACTTGAGAGCCGCTAGCCTCTCCAACATGAGCCTCTTCTTGTATCTTAAGCGGCTGGCTTCTCTGATGGCCTGCCACTTCTGCAGGTCCTCTTTGCTACAGGATGATGGTACCGATGGAGACATGCGAGCAGCTGAAGGTTGGCTCTGATCAGAAAAAACTCCAAGTTTCCGAATCAGCATGTCATCTGTTTTAGGACACGCCTCCTTCTTAGCCTGACTCTGGTTAGCCGTTGCGGTTTTCTGATTCAGAGGACTTGGGGGGCAGACAAGTCTGGCTTTGAGCGCGGGGGGGAGCGCCCACGGCTCTGGGACGTGCATGGGGGTGTAGTTGTCTGGAGCTCCTGATGGTGCACGTTGCTCTAAAGCTTGTTGAATTTTCTCTTTACGACAAACAACGTCGTCCTCCTCGATGTCTGGATAATCTATTTCCTCACTGACTCCATGGCGATGCTGCTGGGTGATGATGTTGAGCTGCGGCTCAGACGTGTAGAGCCGGCGTTTAGCACTCAGCTGAGTCTTCATCATAGCCAGGTCCGTGTTGGACTGAAATGACAAGGTTCTCCTGGCAAACATGTCGTCGTTCTCCAAGTCGGGGTGAAGACTTTCATAGTCAATGGGATCTGGAGGCTCTCTGGGGTCTTGGCGCCCCAGGAGGGGCCACTTTTCACATTTAACCAGTTTGGGACCTGAGCTGGGGTCCACAGGGGCAAACACCACCGCAGGGGTTTCTAGGAACGGGGACTGTAACTTTGGGAGCTGTGGGAGTGTGTGTGGTTGGACATGAGGACTGCAGGGTGAGCAAAGGGAGAGAAAAGGACAGAAGTGATGAGTGCATGCATGTGAACTAGATCACagagcaagaagaggagaaaaagGTACAAAAAAGCAGCTATTGTTAGGATTTTTGACTCAAATCAGACTTCAGATTAAATGAACACTGCAATGAAATAAAGCTGCTATAAAGTCAAAAAATGGCTGCAAGTAAACTAGAATACTACAGAGAAACAGCCTTTTTCTGACCAAAGCAAGCACGTTTCTTGTTAAAGCATGTTAAATCAACATCAGTAACTCAGCAGTGTCGTTTATTAGTAGCTTGTCAGAATTTCAGCCCTTTATGGGGCAAATCGTCAGCTTTGTCTAACATTGATGCTTCAAAACAATCCTGCATCATCACAGTCGTGCAGCTGTATCGACCTTTTCCCATCAACAAGGGTGGTCTGAGCCGAGGCCTCGTGTGTgtgggcgtgagagggaggtgggCCGTGAGGAGAGGGGGCTGAGGAGAGCCAGGGGCTGATGTCACACTCCGAGTCGTCTGACGAAGAGCCGGACTTCTGGCGGCTACTGCCGAGAAGAGCGGGACAGGTGAAGGGAAAGGGATGGAGCCACACAGAGGAGAGGGAATGCAGTTGTTGGAAAAGAGAAAGAAACATAAGTGGGAGGAATTTAGACAGCACAGAAGAAACCAGTGTACCACAGAATTGAAGATGTTTGGTTTTAATTGCATGCAATTATTTgggaaaaatgaatgaaagtaaGTGAGAAAAGAAAATGCAGTGATGCGTGTATGGGTAGGTCCCGGACATGCAGCATCCGAATCCCCTCACACACCTGAAACCCTGCATCTTCTTGTACCAGGGTCTCCTCTGAGAGCCCAGTTTGATCTTCTGTATGTGGTCGTCTTCCTCAGGAGTCCAAAACTTTGGTAAAAACTTGTTGTAGGACACGCTGCTCACAGGTTGGGGGTTGACCCCTATCTTGCGAGCATAGAGGTCATCTTGCACTGGATCAGCATAGCCCACCTCATCATCGTCCTCCTCAGAGTCATCATCATACATGTCCCTGAACAGGCTGTCCGTGTTCACGGCTCGGTGGTGGTCCACCTTCACAGAACTGTGCATGGGGGACTGAGTTTTCCAGCTTCTGCTGCTCAAGAGAGACAGCCAACAAGTgtcaaaatgattattttaatagCTGAGATGCTCACAAGACACACAGAAAATGAAGCATTTGTGTTGAGCACAACAACCTCAAATCAGATGATGCAAGGATTAGCAAACCAAAGCAAGCGCAAAGAAGAAAGCTGATTTGACGACTCAAATCGCAGAGGCGAATATGGATGCACCGCAGTTCAAATCGCTGAATGAattgaacaaaaaacaaaaaaatcaaagTGGTTGAAGCAATGTTAAGGGCCAAAACGAACAACAATCTCGTTCATGGTTGCAGTAACCATGCAAACCAAGGGTAAGAAGCTCTCATCAGATAAGCAAATCACAAGGCATCGATCCAATCTCTGACCTGTCGAAGGTCATGTTCTGTTGAGGGGCAACTCTGGGAGAGACAGAGACCTTGGACCCAGGTTTAACCCAAGCCACCCCTGCACCTGCCGAGGGACTGATGGGCATGGCGAAGTTGGTGGGAGGAGCCGGGGAGAGGCTGTGGAAGCGTCTGCTCGCCAGATCGTCTAGAACGAGATCAGGATCGGGTCGATCTGCGTCTGAGTCGCTGTCACTTCCACAATCGTAGCCCCACTGGTAGTGAGCTGCTGGAACGGCACTCTGGGTACTGTGACTGTGGCCGAGGCAGCGAGTGGAAATCGTTCCACAGCAAAAACGAAACACAAACACCACGAACCGTTCACAAACAACACAGTGATGAGAGCAGGAATGCAAAAACAGCCACCATGTAAACTTCCGACAAGGAGGAAGAGCCAGAAGTTTTTAATAACATGACAGACTGTTCAGGACTGGTTGGTGTACCTGGTGAGCGGGCCTTCATTCTCTGCGTAACTGAGGGTGGAGAGGCTGCGTCGGCTGTCCTCGCTGCGCTCAGCCCGTTTCTTCCTCAGCGGAGCGGGAACATAGCCTGAAGGTTTGTCCTTTGAAGGCAGGAACTGGTTAAACTGCGTGCTGGCTTTAGGCGTGATGACGAGCGACCGGCGGTAGCTGATGTTGTTTTGGTTGTTAGCCATCTTGAAGATGGAGTCTGCTTTGGTGTCGCTACAACAACCTGGACCAGCAAAGAGGAGAGGAACGCAAATGTTTGTGAGATGGAAAAAGGTGAGAGAGGACAACAGATGCACATGGAAAGAACACAAACacgggtttgtgtgtgtgagactatGGAGAAGTAACCAAGGGGCGCAGGGTGCAGAACAGAGGCCTCTTCATTTACAAGCTGCTGCGGTTGGGTGTGGAATTTCTCACCCGTTACAGACTAAAGGGCTGTCCTCCATAAAACTACACCTCGGGATCACTCCAGCCTTTATTGATTTAGTTTTTCTTGATTTCAGGTTGGAGAAAAATTTCTTTTGACTGATGATTTAATTGCAAAAGCACACCACTAGATGGCAACTTGACTTTCCTTTCCAGGAGGCACAAATACTAGATCAGCTGGATCAAAGATACTCATAAAACACACAGAAGACAGGAGTTAATGTGCTCATGTCTACACGTTCTACCATACCCTCACTGCTGCCTTTCAGAGTGGTGTCGGAGGAGATGCTGTGGGGTCGGGAGCCCACGGAGTCCAAGCTGTCCAGGGAGTCGTCTCTCCTGTGTCCTCCACtttctccacctcctcctctcaGATGGTGAAGCTCCTCTCTCTCTGAGCACCAACTATCCCCAAACCCACTGTCTCTGATGCTGTTGCCCTTCTGGCCGTCTGATTCTTGCAGAGCCTTTCCAGACAGAAACACAGACTAGTCACACATTTAGGTTAGAAGGtactagtttgtgtgtgtgtgtgtgtgtgtgtgtgtgtgtgtgtgtgtgtgtgtgtgtgtgtgtgtgtgtgtgtgtgtgtgtgtgtgtgtgtgaaattggtTTTCTAACCCTTGCAGCCTCTGTTACATTCCTATAAGGGCCATACGAGGTGATGCATGGTGACATTCACTAGGAATACACTCATTATTTTTTCTCCTCTTCAAAAACAAACACCCTGGTGCCATCACACCCTTAATGACTGTTTTCACCATGAGAAAATATCGCCTTTGGACAGACCAGAGAACCTCAGAGCCACCCTGAACAGAATGGCATCAAACAAGCCAAAACGTGTCAGCCacttaaaaaagaaaacaaatctcAGTTCTGTAATCTGCACAATCCCACCAGACAATACAAGTCCACAAATTAAAGCCAACCTAAACCCCGAGCCACTGAACTTGGATTAACGTGGCTCAAACATACAAAATGAGCTCCAACCAACTGCTATTACTGACAATCCCTGAAGTCAGTTCAATTACAGAGGACTGGCACCCAAACCTTtaaatcaacatgaacacaaagcGCCAAGTTCAACACTGGCACATGCTTGGAGGGGGTTCTTCTCTCAAGAAAAGCAGCAGCTATTTTAACACGAGAGCTATGCAGACTGCAGTAAACAAGATTAAAATAGCCGAGTTAGGGATCGGGTCATTTGTGACAACTTATGTTTTGGAGGCCAGCGTGCTGCAGCCCCTCGATCTTTCTGCAGTCCCTCCTCTACACATAATCCACATACCGGGGGGATTCAGAAGCTCGTGTGCATAGAGTGTAAAAGAGGACTTGAATATGTGCCAAAACATATGGATAGGACACCTTAAACAGTAATCACCTTGTACAGCGCTGTGCCCAATAATCCCTCAAACGCCTTCAAATTCAGGTAAGGCCCATTATAGAGACGATCAAACTGAGCCCGTCTACCAAGCCAGAAAATGGTGATTAAAACCTGGAAATGAAACAGGGAACAGTTTAATAAACACAATTCAACAAGAAAATTATTTACACAGAAGCACACATTAAAATGGTAGAATCATCCCTTGATCCTGAGTGACCTGCTGCACCAAAAGCAAGCAACGGCTATGATATTGGAAATCTGCTGGATCAGCCTTATCTAGAAAACACAGCTGCTGTGTCTGCACGCATCAACAGGTGGGACAGGTACTGTAAATATAATGTACCAAAGCAAAgaataaacaattaaataaataaataaaaggtttgagCTCTGCTTTAATGCAAACAAAAAGTGTATCTTTTTTAgcctaaataaacaaacacaggaGTTTAGATTTGAATATTTTAGTGATTCTTTTTCTAGACGACTTCTAGTAAACTCACAAAACACTCACATTTTTCAGCCTCCTGTTGGTCTCCTGATGCCTGCGAGGAAAAGATGAGAAAATCAGTGTTTGAGTATGAGAGAAAACAACCAAACAGGAACAGAGGGTGTTGTTGGTGGAGCTTTATGTGTGGGACAG
This sequence is a window from Nothobranchius furzeri strain GRZ-AD chromosome 14, NfurGRZ-RIMD1, whole genome shotgun sequence. Protein-coding genes within it:
- the lmo7a gene encoding LIM domain only protein 7 isoform X26, which produces MEWREQSSVSCEEAYFEAQRWIEAVTEQKFGNNDFRSALENGIRLCELINKIKPGTIRRVNRLPTPIAGLDNLNVFLKACGKLGLKEAQLFHPGDLQDLSTRVTVKHQETNRRLKNVLITIFWLGRRAQFDRLYNGPYLNLKAFEGLLGTALYKALQESDGQKGNSIRDSGFGDSWCSEREELHHLRGGGGESGGHRRDDSLDSLDSVGSRPHSISSDTTLKGSSEGCCSDTKADSIFKMANNQNNISYRRSLVITPKASTQFNQFLPSKDKPSGYVPAPLRKKRAERSEDSRRSLSTLSYAENEGPLTRSKSTSDILEDAPVLHQNRFEELQKYREQIKRSEDRWQDDLSKWKNRRRSVNSDIVKKKEEREKIEQITYGADRGSKSFKDVQEERENKGRSSIGSRLGSLSFLGDSEEVFDAPVVSLFTRNRLPRSSTIDTPYHSSEYSRRAEEPPPASLPTLRAASPPTAQEAEAVDSPAASSPTIITPINHISVTKSSPPADAPEHKSQAKEHAIKTEEATSVVSSSSSTQEEPEPEPLLLGAQTKVEAPSSGSLQKKPPQFSSMEPKPPGVSQVSASLPRSYQISNGARLTSVVTPRPFGSQSSRIASLPRAYTVDDTSKRVNGNVDVSKKASVPSRYQQFMTSEDEALSSSAHSSEEEEEEEKTKSESSTSNPSVSSASSDVKTEAPVSSAPAKETSKKNFCDMRISLNQKPNSSRDFGFHAAWDSTGARVTSIQPGSPAEMCQLQVGDEVLMVNGHKVAEMSYTAWKSCMEEALQEGSLVMDVRRHGQNNWDRDQPSLPFKSHKTINLTSTDHPILLGTPETKTVSSSLDFTSLSFTETGPAKDAPTPLLVDVASNRVNGNLQEESVTMRNKESEPMSLKNLKRRSEFFEQGGSESTVPDIPVPVITPSSSRWSWDPEEERRRQEKWQKEQERLLQEKYRRDQEKLQEEWLKAQQEISTSVGQQEQPGSLQVNSHSIRPRSPPSSAHRPTPLWEEEEQKGKLEEERQRQEQERRKREEEERELQRLQEERRRKEMQEEEERMRKEEEELRWQRRREEEREEERRRQEAVEQQRRARFLEQQWSGTSHGFDSVQHPLSFTDRARSQSSPQLDEEDKPQQGGAHEQPEGATQWLQREKLRIARDRQAQSLRIVMEWEMRNESKRAVTGAGVTEKKAQLPSSQAEADRQQILNEMKKKTPLLTDGSWIRQRSASTVNSKDSDVPPMRRGESLDNLDASSNSWHSSSRTPRSSSFAQNYSRPQSALYSNTSFYTGGSGAPRPVSSTLPSSHSTGSLRGWTGTNSSPWSQPSPSLSTPPPITSPDPISEAGAPQQQSRSVSGKKICTFCDTPLGKGAAMIIESLGLCYHLGCFKCIDCKCDLGGSKAGAEVRIRNKQLYCNSCYVRFKSGQPTSI